From Bacteroidota bacterium, a single genomic window includes:
- a CDS encoding FtsW/RodA/SpoVE family cell cycle protein: protein MKNFLKKIHGDKTIWAVVVFLSILSILTVYSSIATLAYKYKAGDTAPYLLKHTGIILFGLVLMYLTHKLRSGFYSRVAVIVMILAVPLLAITLFSGSSINEASRWLRIPVIDLTFQTSDFAKIALIMYVARTLAVKQNEIKDFKSAFLPIIIPVVFVCVLIMPANFSTSAMLFTTCLILMFIGRINFKYILSIIGIGIVAVALLGVLIWNFPDAIHRGPTWKARIENFIDGKSEVNYQVEQSKIAIATGGIFGKGPGKSTQRNFLPHPYSDFIFAIIIEEYGLWMAVFVIFLYLILLYRAIRIATKCQKIFPSMLAVGCAFILVFQAMINMAVAVNLVPVTGQPLPLVSMGGTSIWFASIAIGMILSASRELEKEKKTDDTPALKGEMQSVPFGI from the coding sequence ATGAAAAACTTTCTAAAAAAAATACACGGAGATAAAACAATCTGGGCGGTTGTGGTGTTTCTGTCCATTTTGTCTATCCTCACTGTTTACAGTTCTATTGCAACGCTCGCATACAAATACAAGGCGGGCGACACGGCACCGTATCTTCTCAAGCACACGGGAATAATTTTGTTCGGACTGGTGCTGATGTATTTAACGCACAAACTCAGAAGTGGATTTTATTCGCGCGTTGCAGTTATTGTCATGATACTTGCAGTTCCGCTTTTAGCAATAACACTTTTTTCAGGTTCAAGTATAAACGAAGCAAGCCGATGGCTGAGAATTCCTGTGATTGATTTAACATTTCAGACATCTGACTTCGCAAAGATTGCGCTCATCATGTATGTGGCGCGAACGCTTGCCGTCAAGCAAAATGAAATCAAGGATTTTAAAAGTGCTTTTCTGCCGATAATAATTCCTGTGGTATTTGTTTGTGTTTTGATTATGCCTGCAAATTTTTCCACTTCGGCAATGCTTTTTACAACTTGCCTGATACTGATGTTTATCGGAAGAATTAATTTTAAATATATTTTATCAATTATCGGTATTGGAATTGTGGCTGTTGCTTTGCTCGGAGTATTGATATGGAATTTCCCAGACGCAATTCACCGCGGTCCGACATGGAAAGCGCGGATTGAAAATTTCATAGATGGAAAATCAGAAGTAAATTATCAGGTAGAACAATCCAAGATTGCAATTGCTACAGGTGGAATTTTTGGAAAAGGTCCTGGCAAAAGCACACAGAGGAATTTTTTGCCTCACCCCTATTCGGATTTTATTTTCGCAATCATCATTGAGGAATACGGATTGTGGATGGCGGTCTTTGTGATTTTCCTTTACCTTATATTATTGTATCGGGCTATTCGGATTGCCACTAAGTGCCAGAAAATTTTTCCCAGCATGCTTGCTGTCGGATGTGCATTCATTTTGGTTTTTCAGGCGATGATAAATATGGCGGTGGCGGTGAACTTAGTGCCTGTTACAGGACAACCGCTTCCGCTTGTGAGCATGGGTGGAACTTCCATCTGGTTTGCAAGCATTGCGATTGGAATGATTTTGAGCGCGAGCAGAGAACTTGAAAAAGAAAAGAAGACAGATGACACCCCGGCCCTAAAGGGAGAAATGCAAAGTGTGCCATTTGGGATATAA
- the murG gene encoding undecaprenyldiphospho-muramoylpentapeptide beta-N-acetylglucosaminyltransferase — protein sequence MSSPFREGAKHMKVIISGGGTGGHIFPAIAIASALKKIDEKTEILFVGAKGRMEMEKVPSAGYKIEGLWISGLQRRLTIDNLSFPFKVISSLMKSKKIIKSFRPDVAVGTGGFASGPLLRTASGMNIPCLIQEQNSFPGITNKLLGKRVNKICVAYEGMEKYFPKEKIIVTGNPVRQDILSLEGKREKAFKDFSLNPNKKTVLFLGGSLGARTINQSVASCMDLLIKNNIQIIWQTGQSYIQYATEVTSQLPREDNGVRVYGFLSRMDLAYACADIVVSRAGAISLSELAIVKKPCILVPSPNVAEDHQTKNAMALVKKDSAILVKDSESREKLGQEIISLMNDTQRQTKLSQNIFRLAFPNSAEVIAKEVMKLTSKQ from the coding sequence ATGTCCTCTCCCTTTAGGGAAGGGGCAAAGCATATGAAAGTAATTATCAGCGGAGGCGGAACAGGCGGACATATTTTTCCTGCCATTGCTATTGCCAGCGCGCTGAAGAAAATTGATGAGAAGACGGAAATACTTTTTGTGGGAGCCAAAGGAAGAATGGAAATGGAAAAAGTTCCTTCTGCTGGATATAAAATAGAAGGGCTGTGGATAAGCGGATTGCAAAGGAGACTGACGATTGATAATTTGTCGTTTCCTTTTAAAGTGATATCAAGTTTGATGAAGTCAAAGAAAATAATCAAAAGTTTTAGGCCCGATGTGGCAGTCGGCACGGGAGGTTTTGCAAGCGGTCCACTGTTGAGAACTGCTTCGGGAATGAATATTCCTTGTCTGATTCAGGAGCAGAATTCATTTCCAGGAATCACAAATAAACTTCTTGGCAAAAGAGTGAATAAGATCTGTGTGGCTTACGAAGGAATGGAAAAATACTTCCCGAAAGAAAAAATTATTGTCACTGGAAATCCTGTAAGGCAAGATATTCTTTCACTGGAAGGAAAGAGAGAAAAAGCATTTAAAGATTTTTCGCTGAACCCAAATAAAAAAACTGTTCTTTTTCTTGGAGGAAGTTTAGGCGCACGCACCATTAATCAAAGCGTTGCCTCTTGCATGGATTTACTTATAAAAAATAACATTCAGATAATCTGGCAAACTGGTCAGTCATATATACAATATGCAACCGAAGTTACTTCTCAACTGCCGCGCGAAGATAACGGAGTTCGGGTCTATGGATTTCTTTCGCGAATGGATTTGGCGTATGCCTGTGCTGATATTGTCGTCTCGCGCGCAGGAGCAATTTCTCTTTCGGAACTTGCCATAGTAAAAAAGCCATGCATTCTGGTTCCTTCGCCAAATGTGGCAGAAGACCATCAGACAAAAAACGCAATGGCACTCGTAAAAAAAGATTCTGCAATTCTCGTGAAAGATTCAGAGTCGAGAGAAAAGCTTGGACAAGAAATAATTTCTTTGATGAACGACACCCAACGACAAACTAAACTGAGCCAGAATATTTTCAGACTTGCTTTTCCGAATTCGGCAGAAGTGATAGCAAAAGAAGTAATGAAACTTACAAGTAAACAATAG
- a CDS encoding UDP-N-acetylmuramate--L-alanine ligase encodes MNFDNIKYVYFLGIGGIGMSALARYFNAMGKSVSGYDKTKTALTDELISEGINIHFEDNVELIQPEARSQKPETLVVLTPAVPKEHSELKYFQKNGYIIKKRAETLGAITEQAFTIAVAGTHGKTTTSSLIAHILKSSEVDCTAFLGGITQNYGTNLLLSEKLKKKKSKIKPIIVVEADEYDRSFLTLHPDIAVITSVDADHLDIYGDKKQMEETYAQFSSQVKDGGLLVIKKGVDKVLLVEKNENKITYSLQHSSDYYARKIAIKKGDYIFDVVTPEQTIRGVVLGIPGKHNVENAVASVAVAQRMNVYSGNIKNALASFKGVKRRFEYHIKTSNLVYIDDYAHHPEELRACISAVKEMYPQKKITGVFQPHLFTRTRDFANEFARSLELLDELILLDIYPAREKPIEGVTSEMLLSKVRTKNKKLVSKKELVKEIKERKVEVLITLGAGDIDTLVEPIAKELLSRIKNN; translated from the coding sequence ATGAATTTTGACAACATAAAATATGTTTACTTCCTCGGAATCGGAGGCATTGGCATGAGTGCACTTGCTCGTTACTTCAACGCTATGGGAAAATCTGTGAGCGGTTATGATAAAACAAAAACTGCACTAACGGACGAACTTATTTCAGAAGGAATAAATATTCATTTTGAAGATAATGTTGAACTTATTCAGCCAGAAGCCAGAAGCCAGAAGCCAGAAACTCTTGTTGTATTGACACCCGCAGTTCCCAAAGAACATTCTGAATTAAAATATTTCCAGAAGAACGGCTATATAATAAAGAAGAGGGCAGAGACGTTGGGTGCGATTACTGAGCAAGCTTTCACTATCGCTGTAGCAGGTACGCACGGCAAAACAACCACTTCATCGCTCATCGCGCATATTCTGAAATCTTCCGAAGTGGATTGCACCGCATTTCTCGGTGGCATCACTCAGAACTACGGAACCAATCTTCTACTCAGCGAAAAACTGAAAAAGAAAAAATCTAAAATAAAACCTATCATAGTGGTTGAAGCGGATGAGTATGACCGTTCATTCCTCACGCTTCATCCGGATATTGCTGTCATCACTTCTGTTGACGCTGACCATCTGGATATTTACGGAGACAAAAAACAAATGGAAGAAACTTATGCGCAGTTTTCTTCCCAGGTTAAAGATGGTGGATTGCTTGTGATTAAAAAAGGTGTTGACAAAGTTCTCCTTGTGGAGAAAAATGAAAACAAAATAACGTATTCCCTTCAGCATTCATCAGATTATTACGCGAGAAAGATTGCGATAAAGAAAGGCGATTACATTTTTGATGTAGTGACTCCCGAGCAGACAATACGCGGAGTTGTTCTCGGAATTCCAGGAAAACATAATGTTGAGAATGCAGTGGCTTCTGTTGCTGTGGCTCAGAGGATGAATGTTTATTCTGGCAATATCAAGAATGCGCTGGCATCTTTCAAAGGAGTGAAGCGTAGGTTTGAATACCATATCAAAACAAGCAATCTGGTTTACATTGATGATTACGCACATCATCCCGAAGAATTGCGCGCCTGCATTTCGGCAGTGAAGGAAATGTATCCGCAGAAAAAAATCACGGGAGTATTTCAGCCTCATCTTTTTACACGCACAAGAGATTTTGCGAATGAGTTTGCAAGAAGTTTAGAATTGCTGGACGAATTAATTCTGCTTGATATTTATCCAGCCCGTGAAAAACCAATTGAAGGCGTGACTTCCGAAATGCTTTTGAGTAAAGTGAGAACAAAAAATAAGAAACTTGTTTCTAAAAAAGAATTGGTTAAAGAAATAAAAGAAAGAAAGGTTGAAGTGCTGATTACGCTTGGTGCGGGAGATATTGATACACTCGTTGAGCCGATTGCAAAAGAACTTTTGTCAAGAATAAAAAATAATTAA